One stretch of Roseimicrobium sp. ORNL1 DNA includes these proteins:
- a CDS encoding thioredoxin family protein, translating into MMLRTVSPRAHLLLLLPCLLLTQCHVARQLPDRAKLAFVKAKYRAETFGKKPKKQKKPEKADGQGEGGKPAGPENGLHGLMNNGQALAGASGAGGAGAGAAAGGAAGEGGVFDFSNVVQTQVQGFGRVGWHSSLTTATQDARRTGKPILILFTHQGSSAAQALENTLVLTPDFRTLVTEQFIPLRINYGDADTRQSPYYRDFKSKLEAKGYPTVVITLPDGTEIERIAGYNEKSAGEGSAYTKAYLKRLEIAVADSKKAVDARRQKMESQRYRMWTSKDGSKVFARLDTLDANMATFTTEWGEPFKTFLTRLSEEDQAQIAARRGEG; encoded by the coding sequence ATGATGCTTCGCACTGTGAGTCCACGCGCCCATCTGCTGCTGCTCCTGCCGTGCCTGCTGCTGACGCAGTGTCACGTGGCGCGCCAGCTCCCCGACCGGGCGAAGCTCGCATTCGTCAAGGCCAAGTACCGGGCCGAGACTTTTGGGAAGAAACCAAAGAAGCAGAAAAAACCTGAGAAAGCAGACGGACAGGGAGAAGGGGGAAAGCCAGCCGGGCCTGAGAATGGGCTTCACGGCCTGATGAATAACGGACAGGCCCTCGCTGGCGCAAGCGGGGCTGGTGGTGCGGGAGCGGGAGCTGCAGCAGGTGGCGCCGCGGGTGAAGGCGGCGTATTCGATTTCTCCAATGTGGTCCAGACGCAGGTGCAGGGTTTCGGACGGGTGGGCTGGCACAGCAGCCTCACCACCGCCACGCAGGACGCGCGCCGGACGGGCAAGCCCATACTCATCCTTTTCACGCATCAGGGAAGCAGTGCGGCCCAGGCGCTGGAGAATACGCTGGTGCTGACACCCGACTTCCGCACGCTGGTGACGGAGCAGTTCATCCCCCTGCGCATCAACTACGGCGATGCCGACACCCGTCAGAGCCCGTACTATCGCGACTTCAAGTCGAAGCTGGAAGCCAAAGGTTATCCGACGGTGGTAATCACGCTCCCGGACGGTACCGAGATTGAGCGCATCGCCGGCTATAACGAGAAATCCGCGGGTGAGGGCAGCGCCTACACCAAGGCCTACCTGAAGCGCCTGGAGATCGCCGTGGCGGACAGCAAGAAGGCGGTGGATGCACGGCGTCAGAAGATGGAGTCCCAGCGCTACCGTATGTGGACCAGCAAGGATGGCAGCAAAGTCTTCGCCCGTCTTGATACGCTGGATGCGAACATGGCCACCTTTACCACCGAGTGGGGTGAACCTTTCAAGACCTTCCTGACCCGCTTGAGCGAGGAAGACCAGGCGCAGATTGCAGCGCGGCGGGGTGAAGGGTGA
- the leuC gene encoding 3-isopropylmalate dehydratase large subunit, whose product MGKTLFAKVWESHSVATLSNGQTQLLIDTHLIHEVTSPQAFGMLRDLGLKVAYPSRTFATVDHIVPTDVQTEPFADPLAAEMIKELRRNAEEFGVTYFDLSTGKQGIVHVVGPEQGITQPGTTIACGDSHTATHGAFGAIAFGIGTTQVRDVLATQTMALSPMKVRRINVDGTLRPGVYAKDVILHIIRLLGAGGGKGFAYEYGGSVFDGFTMEERMTVCNMSIEGGARCGYVNPDLKTFEYLKGRPYAPKGAEWDAAVQHWTAIASDRDAQYDDVVNIKAEDVPPTVTWGVSPDQAIAVTEAVPTVDSAGSDEQRVSIQEALEYMKLEGGAPIKGTKIDVAFVGSCTNGRLSDFREVAKFLKGKKVASHVKAIAVPGSQIVAVMAEKEGLNKVFTDAGFEWRGAGCSMCLAMNPDKLVGDQLCASSSNRNFKGRQGSPTGRTILMSPVMVAAAAVTGEVADAREVFELA is encoded by the coding sequence ATGGGCAAGACACTCTTCGCAAAAGTCTGGGAATCGCACTCCGTCGCCACCCTTTCCAATGGGCAGACTCAGCTTTTGATTGATACCCATTTGATTCACGAGGTGACCAGCCCCCAGGCATTCGGCATGCTGCGTGATCTGGGACTGAAGGTCGCCTACCCGAGCCGCACCTTTGCCACCGTGGACCACATCGTGCCCACGGATGTGCAGACCGAGCCTTTCGCCGACCCGCTCGCCGCGGAGATGATCAAGGAACTCCGCCGCAATGCGGAAGAGTTCGGCGTGACCTATTTCGACCTGAGCACCGGCAAGCAGGGCATCGTGCACGTGGTGGGACCCGAGCAGGGCATCACCCAGCCTGGCACGACCATCGCCTGCGGTGACTCCCATACCGCCACGCACGGTGCGTTCGGTGCGATCGCCTTCGGCATCGGCACCACCCAGGTGCGCGACGTGCTCGCCACGCAGACCATGGCGCTCAGCCCCATGAAGGTCCGCCGCATCAATGTGGACGGCACCCTGCGTCCCGGCGTGTATGCGAAGGACGTCATCCTGCACATCATCCGCCTCCTCGGCGCCGGTGGTGGCAAGGGCTTCGCCTATGAATACGGCGGCAGCGTCTTTGACGGCTTCACGATGGAAGAGCGCATGACCGTGTGTAACATGAGCATCGAAGGCGGTGCCCGTTGCGGTTATGTGAATCCCGACCTCAAGACCTTTGAATACCTCAAGGGCCGTCCCTACGCGCCGAAGGGCGCCGAGTGGGATGCCGCCGTGCAACACTGGACTGCCATCGCCTCCGATCGCGACGCGCAGTATGACGACGTGGTGAACATCAAGGCGGAAGACGTGCCGCCGACCGTGACCTGGGGCGTGAGCCCGGACCAGGCCATCGCCGTGACCGAAGCCGTCCCCACCGTGGACAGCGCTGGCAGCGACGAGCAACGCGTGAGCATCCAGGAAGCACTGGAGTACATGAAGCTCGAAGGCGGCGCGCCCATCAAGGGCACCAAGATCGATGTAGCCTTCGTCGGCTCCTGCACGAACGGACGCCTGAGCGACTTCCGCGAAGTGGCGAAGTTCCTGAAGGGCAAGAAGGTGGCCAGCCATGTGAAGGCCATCGCCGTTCCCGGATCCCAGATCGTCGCCGTGATGGCGGAGAAGGAAGGCCTGAACAAGGTCTTCACCGACGCTGGCTTTGAATGGCGTGGTGCCGGCTGCTCCATGTGCCTGGCCATGAACCCCGACAAGCTCGTGGGCGACCAACTCTGTGCCAGCTCCAGCAATCGCAACTTCAAGGGACGTCAGGGCAGCCCCACCGGCCGCACCATTCTCATGTCCCCTGTGATGGTCGCCGCCGCTGCCGTGACTGGTGAAGTGGCGGATGCGCGCGAAGTGTTTGAGTTGGCGTAA
- a CDS encoding Gfo/Idh/MocA family oxidoreductase has product MPHKHASRRRFLTAAAASAAAPFILPGRVWSADVPPSEKLRMGFIGMGTQARGLLSKFLGDERVLVTAVCDVDTDRRNAAKEKVDTKYGNKDCKAVNDFREITESKDFDAVCIATPDHWHAVISISALSNGKDVYCEKPLTHNIHEAVAVTAAARQHNRVLQTGSMQRSMSEFRIAAELVRNGVIGDIKTVETSFGDPAKPNANPEEPMQPGLDWDRWCGPGPLVPYSPVLSPRGVHQGFPAWRMTREFGGGMITDWGAHHIDIAQWGLNMDGSGPVEVKAPADWDSPKARGAQLIYANGVVLTHVNGKGCSFFGTEGEVHVNRGKFELVLGGKRKFGFWDKEVDKGTSLQREYTLAEREFLANAKVKLYNSKDQIQDFLACVKSREKPVCDVAIGASSAIACHLMNFAYWYNGSFKWDPAKTNFVSGGDPKWLTREYRGEFKVA; this is encoded by the coding sequence ATGCCCCACAAACACGCCAGTCGTCGTCGTTTCCTCACTGCGGCCGCCGCCTCCGCTGCCGCCCCCTTCATCCTTCCGGGCCGCGTCTGGTCGGCGGACGTGCCACCCAGCGAGAAGCTCCGCATGGGCTTCATCGGCATGGGCACCCAGGCTCGTGGCCTGCTGAGCAAGTTCCTCGGTGACGAGCGCGTCCTGGTCACTGCCGTGTGCGACGTCGACACCGACCGCCGCAACGCCGCCAAAGAGAAGGTCGACACCAAGTACGGCAACAAGGACTGCAAGGCCGTGAACGATTTCCGTGAAATCACGGAGAGCAAGGACTTCGATGCCGTGTGCATCGCCACGCCCGACCACTGGCACGCCGTCATCTCCATTTCCGCCCTCTCGAACGGCAAGGACGTGTATTGCGAAAAGCCCCTGACGCACAACATCCACGAAGCCGTGGCCGTGACCGCCGCCGCCCGCCAGCACAACCGCGTGCTGCAGACCGGCTCCATGCAGCGCAGCATGAGCGAATTCCGCATCGCTGCCGAGCTCGTGCGCAACGGTGTCATCGGCGACATCAAGACCGTGGAGACCAGCTTCGGTGATCCGGCCAAGCCGAACGCCAATCCCGAGGAGCCCATGCAGCCCGGCCTCGACTGGGATCGCTGGTGCGGCCCGGGCCCGCTGGTGCCGTACAGCCCCGTGCTCAGCCCACGTGGCGTGCACCAGGGTTTCCCTGCCTGGCGCATGACCCGCGAATTCGGCGGCGGCATGATCACCGACTGGGGCGCGCATCACATCGACATCGCCCAGTGGGGTCTCAACATGGACGGCAGCGGTCCGGTGGAAGTGAAGGCTCCCGCCGACTGGGACAGCCCGAAGGCCCGCGGCGCGCAGCTCATCTACGCGAACGGTGTGGTGCTCACGCACGTGAATGGCAAGGGCTGCAGCTTCTTCGGCACCGAGGGTGAAGTGCATGTGAACCGCGGCAAGTTCGAGCTCGTGCTCGGCGGGAAGCGCAAGTTCGGCTTCTGGGACAAGGAAGTGGACAAGGGCACCAGCCTGCAGCGCGAGTACACCCTGGCAGAGCGCGAATTCCTCGCGAATGCCAAGGTGAAGCTCTACAACAGCAAGGACCAGATCCAGGACTTCCTCGCTTGTGTGAAGAGCCGCGAGAAGCCGGTTTGCGACGTGGCCATCGGCGCTAGCAGCGCCATCGCCTGCCACCTGATGAACTTCGCTTACTGGTACAACGGCAGCTTCAAGTGGGACCCCGCCAAGACCAACTTCGTCAGCGGCGGCGATCCCAAGTGGCTCACCCGCGAGTACCGCGGCGAGTTCAAGGTGGCCTGA
- a CDS encoding L,D-transpeptidase, with translation MQQLSQPRLEVSIGTQLLSLWDGRRMVKQWPCSTSKFGIGFMPGSNQTPLGAFRVAEKHGDGLPQHTIFKSRKPVGEWQPDGPTDGDLILSRILWLEGCEERNANTLDRYIYIHGTNDEGSIGRAASHGCVRLRNADVAALYDMVGVGTPVWIAE, from the coding sequence ATGCAGCAGCTCTCGCAGCCCCGTCTTGAAGTCTCCATCGGGACCCAGCTCCTCAGCCTGTGGGATGGGCGCCGCATGGTGAAGCAGTGGCCCTGCAGCACCTCGAAGTTCGGCATCGGCTTCATGCCGGGCTCGAACCAGACGCCGCTGGGCGCCTTCCGCGTGGCGGAGAAGCACGGGGACGGCCTGCCGCAGCACACCATCTTCAAGTCGCGCAAGCCCGTGGGCGAGTGGCAGCCAGATGGTCCCACAGATGGGGATCTCATCCTGTCCCGCATCCTCTGGCTGGAGGGCTGCGAAGAGCGGAATGCGAACACCCTCGACCGCTACATTTACATCCACGGCACGAATGACGAGGGCAGCATCGGCCGCGCCGCCAGCCATGGCTGTGTGCGCCTCCGGAATGCGGATGTGGCCGCCCTCTATGACATGGTGGGCGTGGGAACGCCCGTTTGGATCGCGGAATGA
- a CDS encoding DUF4013 domain-containing protein, which produces MNYIASITDFFKSPKWVMNLLFAGLCVLSTMIIPVLGLIVLAGWLITGFWARQDDRFETFPDFDLNQFSTYLQRGVWPCLVLIVAGLAIGFVMWIVIMIPMFLLTMVLGGGGDSAASSILGALLGLISMGLYFVMFAVINLVIIPLGLRATLMQDFATAFNLDWVKRFVILMWKEILISSLFMMAASMVLMFGGMIALCVGMFAGLALVYFAWAHLTKQLYLLFLSRGGDPIPVSPKLTGATTTPPQLG; this is translated from the coding sequence ATGAACTACATCGCCTCCATCACTGACTTCTTCAAAAGCCCCAAGTGGGTAATGAATCTCTTGTTCGCGGGACTCTGTGTCCTGTCCACGATGATCATTCCCGTTCTTGGACTCATCGTGCTCGCAGGCTGGTTGATCACCGGCTTCTGGGCCCGGCAGGATGATCGCTTCGAAACATTCCCCGATTTCGATCTCAACCAGTTCAGCACCTACCTGCAGCGCGGCGTCTGGCCCTGCCTGGTACTCATCGTGGCCGGCCTCGCCATCGGGTTTGTCATGTGGATCGTCATCATGATTCCCATGTTTCTTCTCACCATGGTTCTCGGCGGTGGTGGCGATAGCGCTGCCAGCAGCATTCTGGGCGCGCTGCTGGGACTTATTTCCATGGGCCTGTACTTCGTGATGTTTGCGGTGATTAATCTGGTGATCATTCCGCTGGGTCTCCGTGCGACGCTCATGCAGGACTTTGCGACGGCCTTCAATCTGGACTGGGTGAAGCGCTTCGTGATTCTCATGTGGAAGGAGATTCTGATTAGCAGCCTCTTCATGATGGCAGCATCGATGGTGCTCATGTTTGGAGGTATGATTGCGCTGTGCGTGGGGATGTTTGCAGGCCTTGCCCTTGTGTATTTTGCCTGGGCGCACCTGACGAAGCAGCTCTACTTGCTCTTCCTCAGCCGCGGTGGTGACCCCATTCCAGTCAGCCCGAAGCTCACCGGTGCGACGACCACTCCTCCGCAGCTCGGTTAA
- a CDS encoding valine--pyruvate transaminase: MTFSRIGQLLSGPSGIQELMDDLGAAMTSHPDMRMLGGGQPAAIPEVQALWRRQMHALVEDGPVLDRMLLNYDPPSGNPQFREAFASFLKRECGWEVTRENICVLPSSQAAFFLLFNLLAGDSPSGKKRILCPLVPEYIGYANQGLSEEHFAACLPQIEEHGPHEIKYRVDFDRLRSAITPDIAAMAVSCPTNPTGNVLTPEEFTRLRDLARARGIPLIVDNAYGHPFPDVLYTGFHPHWEEGMIFSISMSKVGLPGVRNAMIVASPQIVKALSNMNAILALANPNLGQTLLTPLLADDTLPRLSREVIRPFYKARSDFAAEVLTNSLGDRTRWALHAREGAFFLWLWLKDLRITSAELYQRLKERSVLVIPGHYFSFGLKEPWAHASQCLRITFSQPHQIVQDGLEILAEEAVRASQ; this comes from the coding sequence ATGACTTTCTCACGCATCGGCCAGTTGCTCTCCGGGCCCAGCGGCATTCAGGAGCTGATGGACGACCTCGGCGCCGCCATGACCTCCCATCCGGACATGCGGATGCTGGGGGGCGGCCAGCCGGCCGCCATCCCGGAAGTACAGGCCCTCTGGCGGCGGCAGATGCACGCCCTGGTGGAGGACGGTCCTGTGCTGGATCGCATGCTGCTGAACTACGATCCCCCCTCGGGGAACCCCCAGTTCCGCGAGGCATTCGCGTCTTTCTTGAAACGGGAATGCGGCTGGGAGGTGACGCGTGAGAACATCTGTGTGCTGCCCAGCAGCCAGGCTGCCTTTTTCCTCCTGTTCAACCTCCTCGCCGGTGACTCCCCCTCTGGAAAAAAGCGCATCCTCTGTCCCTTGGTGCCGGAGTACATCGGCTACGCCAATCAGGGCCTGAGCGAGGAACACTTCGCCGCCTGCCTGCCGCAGATCGAGGAGCATGGCCCGCATGAAATCAAATACCGCGTGGACTTTGACCGGCTGCGTAGCGCTATCACACCGGACATCGCGGCCATGGCTGTCTCGTGTCCCACGAACCCGACGGGGAATGTGCTCACGCCGGAGGAGTTTACCCGACTGCGCGACCTCGCACGTGCGCGCGGCATCCCCCTCATCGTGGACAACGCGTACGGACACCCCTTTCCGGATGTGCTCTACACCGGCTTTCACCCGCACTGGGAGGAGGGCATGATCTTCTCCATCAGCATGTCCAAGGTGGGACTGCCCGGCGTGCGCAATGCGATGATTGTTGCCTCACCGCAGATCGTGAAGGCGCTCAGCAACATGAACGCCATTCTCGCGCTCGCGAATCCCAATCTCGGCCAGACCCTGCTCACGCCGCTGCTGGCTGATGACACCCTGCCGCGCCTGAGCCGCGAGGTCATTCGCCCCTTCTACAAGGCACGCTCCGACTTCGCCGCCGAGGTGCTCACGAACTCCCTCGGCGACCGTACCCGCTGGGCACTGCATGCCCGGGAGGGCGCCTTCTTCCTCTGGCTCTGGCTCAAGGATCTGCGCATCACCTCCGCGGAACTCTACCAGCGGCTGAAGGAACGCAGCGTGCTGGTCATCCCCGGCCACTATTTCTCCTTTGGTCTCAAGGAACCTTGGGCTCACGCCTCCCAGTGCCTGCGCATCACCTTCTCCCAACCGCACCAGATCGTTCAGGACGGACTGGAGATCCTCGCTGAGGAAGCGGTGAGGGCGAGCCAATGA
- a CDS encoding Dyp-type peroxidase: MSHALVTIVATVKGSDIPTIRKEIEALGNPAGDEIKEALDKTGVIHFASLHALESASGPDGHLVLEFSGDGEESALLDQIEKDLGEWLKPIFQHAHGFEAAQSLAEFLKSKAHTLKQGYFSTVGLGFAGTPGMSVKRIRAERDLAYHVAGMLPDEYLRHPTESSALKILTDIRQRIGAEVNWKWALTAEPTPLLGPEKSQAVPIPQIAIAGVLNFLWPVLLLTVVAWVITGWFVRWSGHSRLDAFFAIVMATGAVVIATLIVAWYIAAKLRKMEDSDLADDLNPDPKHYAEITKRENVAAQNHLCVQSVMKAGWIRRFLIRLSFFTIGQLAVRKYRPGFLDTLGTIHFARWILVPGTGDLLFFSNYGGSWESYLEDFITKAHGGLTAVWSNTLGYPRTEWLVNKGATDGDRFKRWARGQQQPSLFWYTAYEDITTAGIRTNAAMRQGLAAAQTEDEARHWLSLFGSKPRPSAALETSEIQCLLYGGLKSLKHAKCLFFDLGDSNKAVDWLRSVKSQVSYGDMQPDECAFVLGLAPSILTKLNLPSEAIDTFPNVFQQGMTAPVRSRVLGDSGKNDPANWWWGKRGEGIDGVVMLYCSTQEILECATSELVKNLNGHGGAIVNQVPLMEVTSKEPFGFQDGISQPIIQGTFLARRNPDPLNLVAAGEFILGYPDNRGYFPPSPSIAATEDPENRLALVPGSRDPQTAFSTTVVEAPRDLGRNGTFLVLRQLEQDVDRFNLETGRLAHEVNQEPEWVQAKMMGRWKNGSSLVRNPTFAAKAADRGERAALVTGSAIPASGAGNAAPSLEASVPVPTPVAENTAQLVVRVNAGEPPLEAISEPGPAAESGKADNEKESKTAKKPESRPDNDFLYGRDDEQGLRCPFGAHIRRANPRDSFTPGSQEQIDISNRHRILRRGRQYIPQGEQKPGLMFACFNADLERQFEFIQQTWVNNTSFHGLNGEMDPVLSTGGKDRCSFTIPMPDGPPIKLTGLSSFVTVRGGGYFFVPGRRTLEFLAK; encoded by the coding sequence ATGAGCCATGCCTTGGTGACCATTGTCGCAACAGTGAAGGGGAGTGATATCCCCACGATTCGCAAAGAGATAGAAGCGCTGGGGAATCCTGCTGGCGACGAAATTAAGGAAGCACTGGATAAGACCGGAGTCATTCATTTCGCGAGTCTCCACGCGCTCGAGTCGGCTTCCGGTCCGGATGGCCATCTGGTGCTGGAATTCTCAGGCGATGGTGAAGAGTCCGCTTTGCTGGACCAAATCGAAAAGGATCTGGGGGAGTGGCTGAAGCCGATCTTTCAGCACGCTCATGGCTTCGAGGCTGCGCAAAGTCTTGCCGAGTTCCTGAAGAGCAAGGCGCATACCTTGAAACAAGGTTACTTCTCCACGGTGGGGCTCGGTTTTGCAGGCACACCCGGCATGTCCGTGAAACGCATCCGCGCCGAAAGAGATCTGGCGTACCATGTGGCCGGGATGTTGCCGGACGAATATCTTCGTCACCCGACTGAATCCAGTGCGCTCAAGATCCTCACGGATATCCGTCAGCGGATTGGTGCAGAGGTGAACTGGAAATGGGCTCTGACTGCGGAACCGACGCCTTTGCTGGGTCCTGAGAAAAGCCAGGCGGTACCCATTCCGCAGATCGCCATTGCGGGAGTTTTGAACTTCCTCTGGCCGGTACTGCTGCTCACCGTGGTTGCGTGGGTTATCACCGGATGGTTCGTGAGGTGGAGCGGTCACAGCCGGTTGGATGCCTTTTTCGCCATCGTGATGGCAACGGGCGCTGTGGTGATTGCGACACTCATTGTGGCATGGTACATCGCCGCCAAGCTTCGCAAGATGGAGGACTCCGACCTGGCGGATGATCTCAATCCGGATCCGAAGCACTATGCCGAGATCACCAAGCGCGAGAACGTGGCCGCGCAGAATCATCTTTGCGTCCAGTCGGTCATGAAAGCGGGCTGGATCCGTAGGTTCCTGATCCGGCTTTCGTTTTTCACCATCGGGCAGCTCGCTGTGCGGAAGTACCGTCCGGGCTTTCTGGATACCCTGGGGACCATTCACTTTGCCCGCTGGATCCTCGTGCCGGGCACGGGGGATCTGTTGTTCTTCAGCAACTATGGAGGAAGCTGGGAGAGCTATCTGGAAGACTTCATCACGAAGGCTCATGGAGGACTTACCGCTGTGTGGAGCAACACACTGGGATATCCACGCACGGAATGGCTCGTGAACAAAGGAGCGACGGACGGAGATCGGTTCAAACGCTGGGCACGCGGGCAGCAGCAGCCTTCCCTGTTTTGGTACACCGCTTATGAAGATATTACGACGGCCGGCATCCGGACGAACGCGGCGATGCGCCAGGGGCTTGCCGCTGCCCAGACGGAGGACGAAGCCCGTCACTGGCTGAGCTTGTTTGGATCCAAGCCGCGCCCGTCTGCTGCTCTTGAAACCAGCGAGATTCAGTGCCTGCTGTACGGCGGGCTCAAGAGCCTCAAGCATGCGAAGTGCCTGTTCTTCGACCTTGGAGATTCCAACAAGGCGGTCGATTGGCTGCGCTCGGTGAAATCCCAAGTGTCCTATGGGGACATGCAGCCTGACGAGTGCGCATTCGTTCTGGGGCTTGCACCCTCGATCCTCACCAAGCTGAACCTCCCCAGTGAAGCCATTGACACCTTTCCCAATGTCTTCCAGCAAGGCATGACCGCACCGGTCCGGTCACGTGTGTTGGGCGACTCCGGCAAAAACGATCCGGCAAACTGGTGGTGGGGGAAAAGAGGCGAGGGCATCGATGGAGTGGTGATGCTTTACTGCAGTACCCAGGAGATCCTGGAGTGCGCCACCTCGGAGCTGGTGAAGAATCTGAATGGTCATGGAGGCGCCATCGTGAATCAGGTGCCGCTCATGGAGGTCACATCCAAGGAGCCATTCGGCTTCCAAGATGGAATCTCCCAGCCCATCATCCAAGGAACCTTTTTGGCCAGGAGAAATCCAGATCCTCTCAATCTGGTCGCGGCTGGCGAGTTCATCCTCGGTTATCCGGATAATCGGGGATATTTCCCGCCCTCTCCGAGCATTGCAGCCACAGAGGATCCCGAGAACCGCCTGGCACTGGTGCCCGGTTCGCGAGATCCACAGACGGCCTTCTCCACCACGGTCGTCGAAGCGCCGAGAGATTTGGGGCGCAACGGCACATTTCTGGTGCTCCGCCAGTTGGAGCAGGATGTTGATCGCTTTAATCTGGAAACCGGGCGACTCGCACACGAGGTGAATCAAGAACCTGAGTGGGTGCAGGCGAAGATGATGGGGCGTTGGAAAAACGGATCGTCGCTTGTACGCAATCCCACGTTTGCAGCGAAGGCGGCGGATCGCGGCGAGCGAGCGGCACTCGTCACGGGGAGTGCGATACCTGCGTCTGGAGCCGGCAACGCCGCGCCGTCGCTGGAGGCCAGCGTTCCTGTCCCGACTCCGGTGGCGGAGAATACCGCGCAGCTTGTTGTCCGTGTGAACGCTGGGGAGCCGCCCCTCGAGGCGATTTCCGAGCCAGGCCCGGCTGCCGAATCCGGCAAAGCCGACAACGAAAAAGAATCAAAGACAGCGAAAAAACCAGAGTCCCGTCCGGATAATGACTTTCTCTACGGTCGCGATGATGAGCAGGGTTTGCGCTGCCCCTTCGGTGCCCACATTCGCCGGGCGAATCCCCGGGACAGTTTTACGCCGGGGTCACAGGAGCAGATCGACATCAGCAACCGGCATCGGATCCTGCGGCGCGGCAGGCAGTACATTCCTCAAGGCGAGCAGAAGCCCGGCCTGATGTTCGCCTGCTTCAACGCCGATCTGGAAAGGCAGTTTGAGTTCATCCAACAGACCTGGGTGAACAACACCTCCTTCCACGGCTTGAACGGCGAGATGGACCCCGTGCTCTCCACCGGGGGGAAGGACCGGTGCAGCTTCACCATTCCGATGCCGGATGGACCTCCCATCAAGCTTACAGGCCTTTCGAGCTTTGTGACCGTACGAGGTGGAGGCTATTTCTTTGTGCCAGGAAGGCGTACGCTGGAATTTCTGGCGAAGTGA
- the nadB gene encoding L-aspartate oxidase — protein sequence MHEYDFIVVGSGAAGLTAALRAARHGKVAVITKKSAEDSNSAWAQGGVACVQSEEDSIDQHVQDTLIAGGGLCKEDVVRTIASEGPARMAELIALGVQFDRREVNGTLEFDLTREGGHTRRRVLHHHDATGKEISDKLVAAAKAEPNITLLENHYAIDLITTAKLGFVSEDRVIGVYVLDETSGDVRAMRSDRIILATGGCGRVYQYTTNPRVATGDGVAIAWRAGAQVANMEFIQFHPTCLYHPQKRSFLITEAMRGEGAVLVGKDGKEFMHRYDPRGSLAPRDIVARAIDHEIKRTGGPCVYLDITSKPADFILAHFPNIYKACQDVGIDITKEPIPVVPAAHYQCGGVRTDVNGATSLRGLCAVGEVGCTGLHGANRLASNSLLECFVLGHRAVDFLMHKLPMGREELQEYEIPPWQSGDAQNIDELVVIYHNWDEIRRLMWDYVSIVRTSKRLQRAAARLRNLKREVQEFYWHYRVTAEVLELRNLVECASLIVDCAVRRHESRGLHYTLDYPNVDATKPPQDTVLRRY from the coding sequence ATGCACGAATACGACTTTATTGTCGTGGGCAGCGGAGCTGCCGGGCTCACTGCGGCATTGAGGGCCGCCAGACACGGCAAGGTGGCCGTGATTACCAAGAAGAGCGCGGAGGATTCCAACTCCGCCTGGGCTCAAGGAGGCGTGGCCTGTGTGCAGAGCGAAGAGGACTCCATCGACCAGCATGTCCAGGACACGCTCATCGCCGGCGGTGGCCTGTGCAAAGAGGACGTGGTACGCACCATCGCGAGCGAAGGTCCCGCACGCATGGCAGAACTCATCGCGCTGGGAGTGCAGTTCGACCGGCGCGAGGTGAATGGCACGCTGGAGTTTGACCTCACCCGCGAGGGCGGCCACACGCGCCGCCGGGTGCTGCATCACCACGATGCCACCGGAAAGGAAATCTCGGACAAGCTCGTGGCCGCTGCGAAGGCGGAGCCGAACATCACCCTGCTGGAGAATCACTACGCCATCGATCTCATCACCACGGCGAAGCTTGGCTTTGTCTCGGAGGATCGTGTCATCGGCGTCTACGTGCTGGATGAAACCAGCGGCGACGTGAGGGCCATGCGTAGCGACCGCATCATCCTGGCGACCGGCGGGTGTGGGAGGGTGTATCAATACACCACCAATCCTCGTGTAGCCACCGGCGACGGCGTGGCCATTGCCTGGCGTGCCGGAGCGCAGGTGGCGAACATGGAGTTCATCCAGTTCCACCCCACCTGTCTCTACCATCCGCAGAAGCGCTCGTTCCTCATCACCGAGGCCATGCGTGGCGAGGGCGCGGTCCTCGTTGGGAAGGACGGCAAGGAATTCATGCACCGCTATGATCCGCGTGGTTCCCTCGCGCCTCGCGACATCGTGGCGCGCGCGATTGACCACGAGATCAAGCGCACCGGCGGTCCCTGTGTGTATCTGGACATCACGAGCAAGCCGGCAGACTTCATCCTCGCGCACTTCCCGAATATCTACAAGGCATGCCAGGACGTGGGCATCGACATCACGAAGGAGCCCATCCCCGTGGTGCCTGCGGCCCACTACCAGTGTGGCGGCGTGCGCACGGATGTGAATGGCGCCACCAGCCTCCGCGGCTTGTGCGCTGTGGGTGAAGTGGGATGCACCGGCCTGCACGGGGCGAACCGCCTCGCGAGCAACTCCCTGCTGGAGTGCTTCGTCCTAGGCCATCGCGCCGTGGACTTCCTGATGCACAAGCTGCCCATGGGTCGCGAGGAGTTGCAAGAGTACGAAATTCCCCCGTGGCAGAGCGGCGATGCGCAGAACATCGATGAGCTGGTGGTCATCTACCACAACTGGGACGAAATCCGCCGCCTCATGTGGGACTACGTCAGCATCGTGCGTACATCGAAGCGACTGCAGCGCGCTGCGGCACGTCTGCGCAATCTGAAGCGCGAGGTGCAGGAGTTCTACTGGCACTACCGTGTCACCGCCGAGGTGCTGGAACTGCGCAACCTCGTGGAGTGCGCTTCACTCATCGTCGACTGCGCCGTGCGCCGCCATGAGAGCCGTGGCCTGCATTACACGCTGGACTATCCCAACGTGGATGCCACCAAGCCGCCACAGGATACGGTGTTGCGCAGGTATTAG